The Streptomyces sp. NBC_01275 genome has a segment encoding these proteins:
- a CDS encoding SulP family inorganic anion transporter, which translates to MSHGSRERAPRLRRLLPGLSALTGYRRAWLHGDLLAGVTVAAYLVPQVMAYAGVAGLPPVAGLWAILPALALYALFGSSRLLSVGPESTTALMTAVVVGPLAVGDPGRYATLAAALAVTVGLLCLVAWALRLGFVADLLSRPVLIGYLAGVALIMIVDQLPKLTGVPTTGAEFLPQLWSFVGNLSDAHLATVLFSAVTLAVLFAVARWFPALPGPLLAVVLATATVVVLDLDDRYGLKVIGEIPSGLPHPAVPDLTEVPQLVLPALGVLLVGYTDFVLTARAFADRDDEGPGLDANQEFLALGAANLGAGTLHGFPVSSSASRTALASSAGARSQVYSLIAGVVVLAVLLFLGPLLARTPSAVLGALVCYAAVRMIDLAGFRRLASFRRRELLLALGCLVGVLALDILYGVLVAVGLSVAELLSRVARPHDAVEGLVPGVAGMHDVDDYAQARTIPGLLVYRYDSPLFFANAENFRRRALAAVEEQKDPVRWFVLNAEANVEVDITALDAVDELRRELAHRGIVFALARVKQDLRDDLDSYGLTESVGPDLVFPTLPTAVTAYREWLRRR; encoded by the coding sequence ATGTCCCACGGTTCGAGGGAGCGCGCCCCACGACTGCGCCGTCTGCTGCCCGGGCTCTCGGCGCTGACCGGCTACCGCCGTGCGTGGCTGCACGGCGACCTGCTCGCCGGGGTGACGGTGGCCGCGTATCTCGTGCCGCAGGTCATGGCGTACGCGGGCGTGGCCGGGCTGCCGCCGGTGGCCGGGCTGTGGGCGATCCTGCCCGCGCTCGCCCTGTACGCCCTGTTCGGCTCCTCCCGACTGCTCTCGGTGGGCCCGGAGTCCACGACCGCGCTGATGACGGCCGTGGTGGTCGGCCCGCTCGCCGTCGGCGACCCCGGCCGCTACGCCACCCTGGCCGCCGCCCTGGCCGTCACGGTGGGCCTGCTGTGCCTGGTGGCGTGGGCGCTGCGGCTGGGCTTCGTCGCGGACCTGCTCTCCCGGCCCGTCCTCATCGGCTATCTGGCGGGCGTGGCGCTCATCATGATCGTGGACCAGCTGCCCAAGCTGACCGGCGTGCCGACGACCGGTGCGGAGTTCCTCCCCCAACTGTGGTCCTTCGTAGGGAACCTGTCCGACGCCCACCTCGCGACCGTGCTGTTCTCGGCGGTCACGCTCGCCGTCCTGTTCGCGGTGGCGCGGTGGTTCCCCGCGCTGCCCGGCCCGCTGCTGGCCGTGGTGCTCGCCACCGCGACCGTCGTCGTCCTCGACCTCGACGACCGCTACGGCCTGAAGGTGATCGGCGAGATCCCCTCGGGCCTGCCGCACCCGGCCGTACCGGACCTGACGGAGGTTCCGCAGCTGGTGCTGCCCGCGCTGGGCGTGCTGCTGGTCGGCTACACCGACTTCGTCCTGACCGCGCGGGCCTTCGCCGACCGTGACGACGAGGGTCCGGGGCTCGACGCCAACCAGGAGTTCCTGGCCCTGGGCGCGGCCAACCTCGGCGCGGGCACGCTGCACGGCTTCCCGGTCAGCAGCAGCGCCAGCCGCACCGCGCTGGCCTCCTCCGCCGGTGCCCGCAGTCAGGTGTACTCGCTGATCGCCGGCGTCGTCGTCCTCGCCGTGCTGCTCTTCCTCGGCCCGCTCCTGGCCCGCACCCCCTCGGCCGTGCTGGGCGCGCTCGTCTGCTACGCCGCCGTCCGCATGATCGACCTCGCGGGCTTCCGCCGCCTGGCCTCCTTCCGCCGTCGCGAACTGCTGCTCGCCCTCGGCTGCCTGGTCGGCGTGCTGGCCCTGGACATCCTCTACGGCGTGCTGGTCGCCGTGGGCCTGTCGGTGGCCGAACTGCTGAGCCGGGTGGCCCGGCCGCACGACGCGGTCGAGGGCCTGGTACCGGGCGTCGCCGGCATGCACGACGTGGACGACTATGCGCAGGCCCGCACGATCCCGGGCCTGCTGGTGTACCGCTACGACTCCCCGCTGTTCTTCGCCAACGCGGAGAACTTCCGCCGCCGGGCGCTGGCCGCCGTGGAGGAGCAGAAGGACCCGGTGCGGTGGTTCGTCCTCAACGCCGAGGCCAATGTGGAGGTCGACATCACCGCCCTCGACGCGGTCGACGAGCTGCGCCGTGAACTCGCCCACCGCGGCATCGTGTTCGCCCTGGCGCGGGTGAAGCAGGATCTGCGCGACGACCTGGACTCCTACGGCCTCACCGAGTCCGTCGGCCCTGACCTCGTCTTCCCCACGCTGCCGACCGCCGTGACCGCGTACCGGGAGTGGCTGCGGCGGCGGTGA
- a CDS encoding nuclear transport factor 2 family protein: MTTYATAAERYFAAWNADGPEAIAKAVSDAFAEGATYTDPLADVAGHDGIAAAIAGAHAQFPGFEFRLKGAVDGNHHIARFSWDLVSTADGSSPAGGSDVVTLAEDGRISSVSGFLDRVPGA, translated from the coding sequence ATGACGACGTACGCCACCGCCGCCGAGCGCTACTTCGCCGCCTGGAACGCCGACGGCCCCGAGGCGATCGCCAAGGCCGTGTCCGACGCCTTCGCCGAGGGCGCCACCTACACCGACCCGCTGGCCGACGTCGCCGGCCACGACGGCATCGCCGCCGCGATCGCCGGCGCCCACGCCCAGTTCCCGGGCTTCGAGTTCCGGCTGAAGGGCGCGGTGGACGGCAACCACCACATCGCCCGCTTCTCCTGGGACCTGGTGTCGACGGCCGACGGTTCGTCCCCGGCCGGCGGCTCGGACGTCGTCACCCTGGCCGAGGACGGACGGATCAGCTCCGTCAGCGGCTTCCTGGACCGGGTGCCGGGCGCCTGA
- a CDS encoding zinc-ribbon domain-containing protein translates to MVLFGTKGYLYQLAILTLVCGQCGNPAAHTLRKRVTKFTLFFVPLFPISTKYATQCTFCGAEQKVTKEQAEQLQLQAQAHATGGQAHGQPQHQPYQP, encoded by the coding sequence ATCGTCCTCTTCGGCACCAAGGGTTACCTGTACCAGCTCGCGATACTGACGCTGGTGTGCGGCCAGTGCGGCAATCCGGCCGCGCACACGCTCAGAAAGCGCGTCACGAAGTTCACCCTGTTCTTCGTGCCGTTGTTCCCGATCTCCACGAAGTACGCCACGCAGTGCACCTTCTGCGGCGCGGAGCAGAAGGTGACCAAGGAGCAGGCGGAACAGCTCCAGCTCCAGGCGCAGGCACACGCCACGGGCGGCCAGGCGCACGGCCAGCCGCAGCATCAGCCGTACCAGCCCTGA
- a CDS encoding SUMF1/EgtB/PvdO family nonheme iron enzyme, giving the protein MDDTGPQHEMIAVPAGRVTLSDRRSLRTWTVELAGYRLAAHPVTRELYARVTGRTDLTGRPADADGGARLPVESVSWQDAVHFCNALSLSEGFTPAYRVVSDVGDGVGGIDWDASADGYRLPTEAEWEHACRAGTDGPRYGPLDDIAWYRANSGERIQEVGGRRPNSWGLHDMLGNVWEWCWDLYDPEVYGAYRVLRGGGWFDEHWSCRASVRRRSHPTFRVDDVGFRVARSVPGAAG; this is encoded by the coding sequence ATGGACGACACGGGGCCGCAGCACGAGATGATCGCCGTTCCAGCGGGACGGGTCACCCTGTCGGACCGGCGGAGCCTGCGCACCTGGACGGTCGAGCTGGCGGGCTACCGGCTCGCGGCCCACCCGGTCACCCGTGAGCTGTACGCGCGCGTCACCGGCCGGACCGACCTGACCGGTCGACCGGCGGACGCCGACGGGGGAGCGCGGCTGCCCGTCGAGAGCGTCTCCTGGCAGGACGCGGTCCACTTCTGCAACGCGCTGTCCCTGAGCGAGGGGTTCACGCCCGCGTACCGCGTCGTGTCCGACGTCGGGGACGGCGTCGGGGGCATCGACTGGGACGCCTCCGCCGACGGATACCGGCTGCCCACCGAGGCGGAGTGGGAGCACGCCTGCCGGGCCGGCACCGACGGACCGCGCTACGGGCCGCTCGACGACATCGCCTGGTACCGGGCCAACTCGGGGGAGCGGATCCAGGAGGTGGGCGGCCGGCGGCCCAACTCCTGGGGCCTGCACGACATGCTGGGCAACGTGTGGGAGTGGTGCTGGGACCTCTACGACCCCGAGGTCTACGGCGCCTACCGGGTGCTGCGCGGCGGCGGCTGGTTCGACGAGCACTGGAGCTGCCGCGCCTCCGTACGCCGGCGCAGCCATCCCACGTTCCGGGTCGACGACGTCGGCTTCCGCGTCGCGCGCTCGGTCCCCGGCGCGGCGGGCTGA
- a CDS encoding MarR family winged helix-turn-helix transcriptional regulator encodes METPTHEVEYEQMLLSRHTFLNQRGGRRKDGVMERSAYIMLSRIRVQGPMSIGELSDAFGLDASTLNRQTAAAVRAGLLERIPDPEGGMARKFRITDEGTLLLDEERAGIVTVLGQVMDDWSDDDIAAFAAYLKRFNNGIERIGGRPWPRPVGAPPRPAE; translated from the coding sequence ATGGAGACGCCGACGCACGAGGTCGAGTACGAGCAGATGCTGCTCAGCCGTCACACGTTCCTGAACCAGCGGGGCGGTCGGCGCAAGGACGGCGTGATGGAGCGCAGCGCCTACATCATGCTCAGCCGGATCCGGGTCCAGGGGCCGATGTCGATCGGGGAGCTGAGCGACGCCTTCGGCCTGGACGCCTCCACCCTCAACCGGCAGACCGCGGCGGCGGTGCGCGCCGGGCTGCTCGAACGCATCCCCGATCCGGAGGGCGGGATGGCCCGCAAGTTCCGCATCACGGACGAGGGCACGCTGCTGCTGGACGAGGAGCGGGCAGGCATCGTCACCGTGCTCGGCCAGGTGATGGACGACTGGTCGGACGACGACATCGCCGCCTTCGCCGCCTATCTCAAGCGTTTCAACAACGGCATCGAGCGGATCGGCGGCCGCCCGTGGCCGCGCCCGGTCGGCGCACCGCCCCGTCCGGCGGAGTGA
- a CDS encoding MFS transporter yields MDAPQPTARSGAVIATLAFAGTTAAIMQTLVTPLIAELPQILDTSSSNAAWVITVTLLVASVCVPVVGRLGDLVGKRRMLLACSVPLVVGSVVCAFASDVVTMIVGRGLQGMGMGMVPLGIALLRDVVPAEKLSGSIALVSASMGIGGAIGLPLASAVAQYANWRALFWGSAALAAVVAVLIFLLVPDVPAGAKGQRFDLPGAIGLGIGLVALLLAVSKGADWGWASGTTLGLFAVAVVALVGWGVWETRTTDPLIDLRTTARPRVLFTNLASVFIGFGMYASMLVMPQLLQFPEATGYGLGQSMLAAGLWMAPGGLMMMLVSPLGGKLTNARGPKFTLVCGALVLAAGYFASLALIGSAWGVMLVTIITSSGVGLAYGAMPALIMSSVPLTETAAANAFNTLMRSLGTSIGAAVIGVILSQMTTTMGGYTFASEDGFRTALLVGGALALISAAIAAVIPAARAAAAGAGATDPAVAPEQAKV; encoded by the coding sequence ATGGACGCCCCCCAGCCCACGGCCCGTTCGGGTGCCGTGATCGCCACGCTGGCCTTCGCCGGCACGACGGCGGCGATCATGCAGACGCTGGTCACGCCCCTCATCGCCGAGCTGCCGCAGATCCTGGACACCTCGTCCTCGAACGCGGCCTGGGTGATCACGGTCACCCTGCTGGTGGCGTCCGTGTGCGTGCCCGTCGTCGGCCGCCTCGGCGACCTGGTGGGCAAGCGCCGGATGCTGCTCGCCTGCTCCGTTCCGCTGGTCGTGGGCTCGGTGGTGTGCGCCTTCGCCTCCGACGTCGTGACGATGATCGTCGGGCGCGGACTGCAGGGCATGGGCATGGGCATGGTGCCGCTGGGCATCGCCCTGCTGCGGGACGTCGTACCGGCCGAGAAGCTCTCTGGTTCCATCGCGCTGGTCAGCGCCTCCATGGGCATCGGCGGCGCGATCGGCCTGCCGCTGGCCTCCGCGGTCGCCCAGTACGCCAACTGGCGCGCGCTGTTCTGGGGCTCCGCCGCCCTGGCCGCCGTCGTCGCCGTCCTGATCTTCCTGCTCGTCCCGGACGTCCCCGCCGGCGCCAAGGGCCAGCGCTTCGACCTGCCCGGCGCGATCGGCCTCGGCATCGGCCTGGTCGCGCTGCTGCTCGCGGTCTCCAAGGGCGCCGACTGGGGCTGGGCGAGCGGCACCACCCTCGGCCTGTTCGCCGTCGCCGTCGTGGCGCTCGTCGGGTGGGGCGTGTGGGAGACCCGCACCACCGACCCGCTGATCGACCTGCGCACCACGGCCCGCCCCCGGGTGCTCTTCACCAACCTCGCCTCGGTCTTCATCGGCTTCGGCATGTACGCCAGCATGCTGGTGATGCCGCAGCTGCTGCAGTTCCCGGAGGCCACCGGCTACGGCCTCGGCCAGTCGATGCTCGCCGCCGGTCTGTGGATGGCGCCCGGCGGTCTGATGATGATGCTGGTCTCCCCGCTCGGCGGAAAGCTCACCAACGCCCGCGGCCCGAAGTTCACCCTGGTCTGCGGCGCCCTGGTGCTGGCCGCCGGCTACTTCGCCTCGCTCGCCCTCATCGGCTCCGCCTGGGGCGTCATGCTGGTCACGATCATCACCAGCAGCGGCGTGGGCCTCGCCTACGGCGCCATGCCCGCCCTGATCATGAGCTCGGTGCCGCTGACGGAGACGGCCGCCGCCAACGCCTTCAACACCCTGATGCGTTCGCTCGGCACCTCGATCGGCGCCGCCGTCATCGGCGTGATCCTCTCCCAGATGACCACGACCATGGGCGGCTACACCTTCGCCTCCGAGGACGGCTTCCGCACCGCGCTCCTCGTCGGCGGCGCGCTCGCCCTGATCTCCGCGGCCATCGCCGCCGTCATCCCCGCGGCCCGCGCCGCCGCGGCGGGCGCGGGCGCGACCGACCCGGCCGTCGCGCCGGAGCAGGCCAAGGTCTGA
- a CDS encoding response regulator transcription factor: MTGVPLRLLVADDHAVVRAGLRALLEGEPDLEVAAEAGTGEEAVRLAAGLTPDVVLMDLRFAGPGAGIDGIEAVRRLGVAAPGVPVVMLTSYSGRADVVRALEAGARGYVLKAGPPQELFRAVRGAAAGALGLAPEVVGELVGQVVDPGRELSGREVEVVRLLAEGLSNRAIAEALFLSEATVKTHLVRVYRKLGADNRAAAVSEAVRRGLLDLA, encoded by the coding sequence GTGACCGGCGTGCCGCTGCGGCTGCTGGTCGCCGACGACCACGCCGTCGTACGGGCCGGGTTGCGGGCGTTGTTGGAGGGCGAGCCCGATCTCGAGGTGGCCGCCGAGGCGGGGACCGGCGAGGAGGCCGTGCGGCTCGCGGCCGGGCTGACGCCGGACGTGGTGCTGATGGATCTGCGGTTCGCCGGGCCGGGCGCCGGCATCGACGGGATCGAGGCGGTGCGCCGGCTGGGCGTGGCGGCGCCGGGGGTGCCCGTGGTGATGCTGACGAGCTACTCGGGGCGGGCCGACGTGGTGCGCGCCCTGGAGGCGGGAGCCCGCGGGTACGTCCTGAAGGCGGGGCCGCCGCAGGAGCTCTTCCGGGCCGTGCGCGGCGCGGCCGCCGGGGCGCTGGGGCTCGCCCCCGAGGTGGTGGGCGAGCTGGTCGGCCAGGTGGTGGACCCCGGGCGGGAGTTGAGCGGGCGCGAGGTCGAGGTGGTGCGGCTGCTGGCCGAGGGGCTGAGCAACCGGGCCATCGCCGAGGCCCTGTTCCTGAGCGAGGCCACCGTCAAGACCCACCTGGTGCGCGTCTACCGCAAGCTCGGCGCGGACAACCGGGCGGCCGCGGTGTCGGAGGCGGTGCGCAGGGGGCTGCTGGACCTCGCGTGA
- a CDS encoding sensor histidine kinase: MSDRAPVRTSARTAHGSRSALAHVAHLTFFLVVGAALVRLVQLRLALCWDIVTVSGLLALVYAGGLAAGDRLGRIGRPVWVAALLALWTVLVVLAPAPLTAAYVWCAVPLACAALRALGRRAAGAAVAVLTIVLAGRLSLSAGQFDPEMVLIPVAAVWGTVALYRAQQRDAAERLRLVEELRGTRDVLARQQRQAGVLAERARIARDLHDTLAQELAGGVMLLQAAERDWAARPDVARTRVRAVADGLDANLAETRRIIRDLTPAAVDEAGLEGALRLLCARAEAEGSAARVRFRSAGVRRLAPDGQTAATLFRVAQSTLANVREHARAVNVLVTLHGHADRVELEVRDDGAGFEPDRVGAAPRGTRGLGLPAARARLRECGGDLAVGSAPGRGTWVRATVPALPESRPAQVAAR, translated from the coding sequence GTGTCCGACCGCGCTCCCGTCCGTACCTCTGCGAGGACCGCCCACGGGAGCCGGTCGGCGTTGGCCCACGTCGCCCATCTGACGTTCTTCCTGGTCGTCGGCGCCGCTCTCGTGCGGCTCGTGCAGCTGCGGCTGGCGCTGTGCTGGGACATCGTGACGGTCAGCGGGCTGCTGGCGCTGGTGTACGCGGGCGGTCTCGCAGCCGGGGACCGGCTGGGGCGGATCGGCCGGCCCGTGTGGGTCGCGGCGCTGCTGGCCCTGTGGACCGTCCTCGTCGTCCTGGCGCCCGCGCCGCTCACCGCCGCCTATGTGTGGTGCGCGGTGCCGCTGGCCTGTGCGGCGCTACGGGCGCTGGGCCGACGGGCGGCCGGGGCGGCGGTGGCCGTGCTCACCATCGTGCTGGCCGGTCGACTCAGCCTCAGCGCCGGGCAGTTCGACCCGGAGATGGTGCTGATCCCGGTGGCGGCCGTGTGGGGCACCGTCGCCCTGTACCGCGCGCAGCAGCGCGACGCCGCCGAACGGCTGCGGCTCGTCGAGGAGCTGCGGGGCACCCGGGACGTCCTGGCCCGGCAGCAGCGGCAGGCCGGGGTGCTGGCCGAGCGGGCCCGGATCGCCCGGGACCTGCACGACACGCTGGCCCAGGAACTCGCGGGCGGCGTCATGCTGTTGCAGGCGGCCGAGCGCGACTGGGCCGCGCGTCCGGACGTGGCGCGTACCCGGGTGCGGGCCGTCGCCGACGGTCTGGACGCCAACCTCGCCGAGACCCGCCGGATCATCCGGGACCTGACGCCGGCCGCCGTGGACGAGGCCGGTCTGGAGGGCGCGCTGCGGCTGCTGTGCGCCCGCGCCGAGGCCGAGGGCTCGGCGGCCCGCGTGCGGTTCCGCTCGGCGGGCGTACGCCGCCTGGCCCCGGACGGACAGACGGCGGCGACCCTGTTCCGCGTCGCGCAGAGCACGCTGGCCAATGTGCGCGAACACGCCCGCGCGGTGAACGTCCTGGTCACACTGCACGGGCACGCCGACCGGGTGGAACTGGAAGTGCGCGACGACGGGGCGGGGTTCGAGCCCGACCGGGTCGGCGCCGCTCCCCGTGGGACCCGGGGGCTCGGCCTGCCCGCTGCCCGGGCGCGGTTGCGGGAGTGCGGGGGCGATCTCGCCGTCGGCAGCGCTCCGGGGCGCGGCACATGGGTGCGGGCGACGGTCCCCGCGCTGCCGGAGTCCCGCCCGGCTCAGGTGGCCGCCCGGTGA
- a CDS encoding ABC transporter substrate-binding protein encodes MPSFPSRRRLLTTGAGAALGLGALGVTASPASASASASPRQASRAEETRSLDELYRAALAEGGKLVIYAGGDTPTQQDGTKAAFRARFPDIDLTLIVDYSKYHDVRVDNQAATGTLVPDVVQLQTLQDFTRWKAQGRLLSYKPAGFSKVHDGFKDPQGAWVAVAAIGFSFMYDTAAVGSDAPRTPLDLLDPKWKGKIASSYPHDDDAVLYLYSLYVQRYGWDWVARLAAQDVRFARGSNSPGDAVRAGQYPIGVGGSGSPVATGPVKWVVSDDAPFMAWGQRAAILKAAANTTAAKLYLNWQLSTATQQNSFNGWSVRTDITPRSGLKPIWEYPNANIDGFPRFMADRAEVERLKQTFALYFGEVKGDPTPGVLGLHPGA; translated from the coding sequence ATGCCCAGCTTCCCCAGCAGACGGCGTCTGCTCACCACCGGCGCCGGCGCCGCCCTCGGTCTCGGCGCCCTCGGCGTCACCGCGTCCCCCGCGTCGGCCTCGGCCTCGGCGTCCCCCCGGCAGGCCTCCCGCGCCGAGGAGACCAGGTCGCTCGACGAGCTGTACCGGGCGGCGCTCGCGGAAGGGGGCAAGCTCGTCATCTACGCCGGCGGGGACACCCCGACCCAGCAGGACGGCACCAAGGCCGCCTTCCGCGCCCGTTTCCCGGACATCGACCTGACCCTGATCGTCGACTACAGCAAGTACCACGACGTGCGCGTCGACAACCAGGCGGCGACCGGCACCCTCGTCCCCGACGTCGTCCAGCTGCAGACCCTCCAGGACTTCACCCGCTGGAAGGCCCAGGGCCGTCTGCTGTCGTACAAGCCGGCCGGGTTCTCGAAGGTCCACGACGGGTTCAAGGACCCGCAGGGCGCGTGGGTCGCGGTCGCGGCGATCGGCTTCAGTTTCATGTACGACACCGCCGCGGTCGGCTCGGACGCTCCGCGCACCCCGCTGGACCTGCTCGACCCGAAGTGGAAGGGGAAGATCGCGTCGTCGTATCCGCACGACGACGACGCCGTCCTCTACCTCTACTCGCTGTACGTCCAGCGGTACGGCTGGGACTGGGTGGCCCGACTGGCCGCGCAGGACGTGCGGTTCGCGCGCGGCAGCAACTCGCCCGGGGACGCCGTGCGCGCCGGGCAGTACCCGATCGGCGTCGGCGGCTCCGGCTCACCCGTGGCGACCGGCCCGGTGAAGTGGGTCGTATCGGACGACGCCCCGTTCATGGCGTGGGGGCAGCGCGCGGCGATCCTCAAGGCGGCCGCGAACACCACCGCCGCCAAGCTCTACCTCAACTGGCAGCTGTCCACGGCCACCCAGCAGAACTCCTTCAACGGCTGGTCGGTCCGCACCGACATCACTCCCCGGTCCGGTCTGAAGCCCATCTGGGAGTACCCGAACGCGAACATCGACGGGTTCCCCCGCTTCATGGCCGACCGGGCCGAGGTGGAGCGCCTGAAGCAGACCTTCGCCCTGTACTTCGGCGAGGTGAAGGGCGACCCGACGCCGGGTGTGCTCGGGCTGCACCCGGGGGCGTAG
- a CDS encoding helix-turn-helix domain-containing protein, with product MKELAGRLTALDPDAGAAVQVIAYFDRLAEARAGVESLVRGAAVLAGVPARLVDAERRVRVRVEADGTRRDTDLPPDPDWPSAALAPDGVPALWLERAGATPSVVDAVILERAAGAARLVLDRTRGRAPLEDPALVETLLDATAPEPARLHAARKLGLDPAAPARALATPGGRPRILPASSASPASSETQDAVAPPGRYGVGPAGPARAPAAVVPTGRVGVGPAVPVLDLPRSWSAARTALRFTADGTAQDPGPRVVHADELGGVALLTDLVVPGAEPPPDVHAVEAAAADAPWLLATLYAVTATASLRAAAAEVNVHHSTLQDRLVHAEHLLGWPLRTPQGRLRLQLALTMRRLARP from the coding sequence ATGAAAGAGCTGGCGGGGCGCCTGACCGCGCTGGACCCGGACGCCGGCGCCGCCGTCCAGGTCATCGCCTACTTCGACCGGCTGGCCGAGGCGCGCGCCGGGGTGGAGTCGCTGGTGCGCGGGGCCGCCGTGCTCGCCGGGGTGCCCGCGCGGCTCGTCGACGCCGAGCGGCGGGTACGGGTCCGGGTGGAGGCGGACGGCACACGCCGGGACACCGACCTGCCGCCGGACCCCGACTGGCCGTCCGCCGCGCTGGCCCCGGACGGCGTGCCCGCGCTGTGGCTGGAACGGGCCGGGGCGACGCCGAGCGTCGTCGACGCGGTGATCCTGGAGCGGGCCGCCGGCGCCGCACGGCTCGTCCTGGACCGTACGCGCGGCCGGGCCCCGCTGGAGGATCCCGCGCTGGTCGAGACGCTCCTCGACGCCACCGCGCCCGAACCGGCCCGGCTGCACGCGGCCCGCAAGCTCGGACTGGACCCGGCGGCCCCGGCCCGGGCCCTGGCCACACCCGGCGGACGCCCCCGGATCCTGCCCGCGTCCTCCGCGTCCCCCGCGTCCTCGGAGACCCAGGACGCCGTCGCGCCCCCGGGCCGGTACGGCGTCGGCCCCGCCGGGCCGGCCCGCGCCCCGGCCGCCGTCGTGCCGACCGGCCGCGTCGGCGTCGGCCCCGCCGTCCCCGTGCTGGACCTGCCCCGTTCGTGGAGCGCCGCCCGCACCGCGCTTCGGTTCACCGCCGACGGCACCGCGCAGGACCCCGGCCCGCGTGTCGTGCACGCCGATGAGCTCGGCGGCGTCGCGCTGCTGACCGACCTCGTCGTGCCGGGGGCCGAACCGCCGCCGGACGTCCACGCGGTGGAGGCGGCCGCCGCGGACGCGCCCTGGCTGCTGGCCACCCTGTACGCCGTCACGGCCACGGCGAGCCTGCGGGCGGCCGCCGCCGAGGTCAACGTGCACCACTCCACCCTCCAGGACCGGCTGGTCCACGCCGAGCATCTGCTGGGCTGGCCGCTGCGCACGCCCCAGGGCCGGCTGCGGCTGCAACTGGCCCTGACGATGCGGCGGTTGGCGCGGCCGTAG
- a CDS encoding TerD family protein: MGDRAGVGDMPELGKGGNTALGTGPVTVELFAEGDAVDLSALLVTAEGRVGSDDDLVFYNQPGAESDAVRHRPADAEGPERIEVDPAALSADVDRVVLVASCDPDDAARTFREVKNAQVRAVQAGAEAVVFRLPPLTDGERAVLLSELYRRGETWKLRAIGQGYADGLAGLATDFGIDVAEAEPEPEAEPEGEAGAGETPEQRTPTVPGAAPVPPAPVSPAPPRPPVSPPPPTPPGLLKPPLGKVSLDKGSQVSLSLDKADRALVVTVSLEWDGGSDRRRKAGADLDLYALFVPAAKALRGPDVPGTVVRKGHVPQGEPLRPGAEPPAVDAPEKAKRKRRKDNGQDAVYYKRLGSLTDRPHIRLDGDSRVPGREVVRIARPDEQGYVLLCAYSAVSNGAGSFHSFGAKVVVDDGRGSTVTVPLYDDTSTRYWVAIALVDFTSADGAAIHHIEAYSARMTERRPVLHADGTIEMNKGPVEFKRR, encoded by the coding sequence ATGGGAGATCGCGCGGGGGTGGGCGACATGCCGGAGCTCGGCAAGGGCGGGAACACGGCGCTGGGGACCGGGCCGGTGACCGTGGAACTGTTCGCCGAAGGCGATGCGGTCGACCTCAGCGCCCTTCTCGTCACCGCCGAGGGCAGGGTCGGATCCGACGACGACCTGGTCTTCTACAACCAGCCCGGCGCCGAGTCCGACGCCGTACGCCACCGCCCCGCCGACGCCGAGGGACCCGAGCGCATCGAGGTGGACCCGGCCGCCCTGTCCGCGGACGTGGACCGGGTGGTGCTGGTGGCCAGCTGCGACCCCGACGACGCCGCGCGCACCTTCCGCGAGGTGAAGAACGCCCAGGTACGAGCCGTACAGGCCGGCGCCGAGGCGGTCGTCTTCCGCCTGCCGCCCCTCACCGACGGCGAACGCGCCGTCCTGCTGAGCGAGCTGTACCGCCGGGGCGAGACCTGGAAACTGCGCGCCATCGGCCAGGGCTACGCCGACGGACTGGCCGGCCTCGCCACCGACTTCGGCATCGATGTCGCGGAAGCGGAACCAGAACCGGAAGCGGAACCGGAAGGAGAAGCAGGGGCGGGCGAGACGCCGGAGCAGCGGACGCCGACGGTACCGGGAGCCGCGCCCGTACCTCCGGCACCCGTGTCTCCCGCGCCGCCCCGGCCTCCCGTGTCGCCCCCGCCCCCGACCCCGCCCGGTCTGCTCAAGCCGCCGCTCGGCAAGGTCAGCCTCGACAAGGGCAGCCAGGTCTCCCTCAGCCTGGACAAGGCCGACCGCGCGCTGGTGGTCACGGTGTCCCTGGAGTGGGACGGCGGCAGCGACCGGCGCCGCAAGGCGGGCGCCGACCTCGACCTGTACGCCCTGTTCGTGCCCGCCGCCAAGGCGCTGCGCGGCCCGGACGTCCCCGGGACCGTCGTCAGGAAGGGGCACGTCCCGCAAGGCGAACCGCTGCGGCCCGGCGCGGAGCCGCCCGCCGTCGACGCCCCGGAGAAGGCGAAGAGGAAGCGGAGGAAGGACAACGGACAGGACGCCGTCTACTACAAGCGTCTCGGCTCCCTGACGGACCGCCCGCACATCCGCCTCGACGGCGACTCCCGCGTCCCCGGCCGCGAGGTGGTGCGGATCGCGCGCCCCGACGAGCAGGGCTACGTCCTGCTGTGCGCCTACTCGGCGGTCAGCAACGGCGCCGGGTCCTTCCACAGCTTCGGCGCGAAGGTGGTCGTGGACGACGGCCGCGGCTCCACCGTGACCGTCCCGCTCTACGACGACACGAGCACCCGGTACTGGGTGGCGATCGCGCTCGTCGACTTCACCTCCGCCGACGGAGCGGCGATCCACCACATCGAGGCCTACAGCGCCCGGATGACCGAGCGCCGGCCGGTCCTGCACGCGGACGGGACCATCGAGATGAACAAGGGGCCGGTGGAGTTCAAACGCCGCTGA